One stretch of Natronobacterium gregoryi SP2 DNA includes these proteins:
- a CDS encoding DUF502 domain-containing protein, which yields MASWKRDFASGLIVLGPILVTLYVIYWLYGLVAGITPEVILEPDALSPLLGGEGTREQVAAFLRVVVVLTVVTILTFSVGYLMRTTAGGLFERVVDSVANRVPVMRVIYNASKMAAETALGEQESLQTPVKLEVWEGLRMTAFKTGKTTDDGRHVLFLPTSPNITTGFVLEVRPERFDELDEDVEDALTRVLSAGFGDADRRGMDAGVPIDVIDERTVKQSNDDD from the coding sequence ATGGCTTCGTGGAAGCGGGACTTCGCGAGCGGGTTGATCGTTCTCGGCCCGATTCTCGTGACCCTCTACGTCATCTACTGGCTCTATGGGCTCGTCGCGGGTATCACGCCCGAGGTCATCCTGGAACCCGACGCCCTTTCGCCGCTGTTGGGGGGCGAAGGGACCCGCGAACAGGTCGCAGCGTTTCTTCGAGTCGTCGTCGTCCTGACCGTCGTCACGATCCTCACGTTCTCGGTCGGTTATCTCATGCGAACGACGGCCGGTGGCCTCTTCGAACGCGTCGTCGACAGCGTCGCCAACCGCGTCCCCGTCATGCGAGTGATCTACAACGCTTCCAAGATGGCCGCCGAAACCGCACTAGGAGAACAAGAGTCGCTCCAGACGCCGGTCAAACTCGAGGTCTGGGAGGGGCTTCGGATGACGGCGTTCAAGACTGGCAAGACCACCGACGACGGACGACACGTTCTCTTCTTGCCGACCTCGCCGAACATTACGACGGGGTTCGTCCTCGAGGTCCGGCCCGAGCGGTTCGACGAACTCGACGAGGACGTCGAAGACGCCCTCACCCGCGTCTTGAGCGCAGGATTCGGCGACGCCGACCGACGCGGCATGGACGCCGGCGTTCCGATCGACGTCATCGACGAACGGACAGTAAAACAATCCAACGACGACGATTAG
- a CDS encoding proline dehydrogenase family protein, translating into MIPPIASRFVAGESPAAVLDHVRTLNERDVKAIVNLLGEHYDERPPASDDAAEYRSLVADIAESDLEACLSVKPSQLGLDIGEDVFQEELESIVETAQDHDVFVWVDMEDHTTTDTTLDAYEELAREYEGGVGVCVQANLRRTRDDVERLADVPGKVRFVKGAYDEPEDVAYTDRERATEELKGLLEYAFEHYDGGVGVGSHDPEIVDYAIDLYDEHGTDFEVQMLMGVRTDTQYDLAEEYEVYQYVPYGSRWKSYFYRRVMERKENLRFALRAILGR; encoded by the coding sequence ATGATCCCGCCGATCGCGAGTCGATTCGTCGCTGGTGAATCTCCTGCAGCGGTGCTCGATCACGTTCGAACGCTCAACGAACGAGACGTCAAAGCGATCGTCAACCTGCTCGGCGAACACTACGACGAACGGCCACCGGCAAGCGACGACGCCGCGGAGTATCGCTCGCTCGTCGCAGACATCGCAGAGTCGGACCTCGAGGCCTGTCTCTCCGTCAAGCCGTCCCAGCTCGGGCTCGATATCGGCGAGGACGTCTTCCAGGAGGAACTCGAGTCGATCGTCGAGACTGCCCAAGACCACGACGTCTTCGTCTGGGTGGACATGGAAGACCACACGACGACCGACACGACACTCGACGCCTACGAGGAACTTGCCCGGGAGTACGAAGGCGGGGTCGGCGTCTGCGTCCAGGCGAATCTTAGACGGACACGCGACGATGTCGAACGCCTCGCCGACGTCCCCGGCAAGGTTCGGTTCGTCAAGGGAGCCTACGACGAACCCGAAGACGTCGCCTACACCGACAGAGAGCGTGCCACGGAGGAACTGAAAGGGCTGCTCGAGTACGCGTTCGAACACTACGACGGCGGTGTCGGCGTCGGTAGTCACGACCCCGAGATCGTCGACTACGCCATCGATCTCTACGACGAACATGGGACTGACTTCGAGGTACAGATGCTGATGGGCGTCCGGACCGACACACAGTACGACCTCGCCGAGGAGTACGAGGTTTACCAGTACGTTCCCTACGGCAGCCGCTGGAAGTCGTACTTCTATCGTCGTGTGATGGAGCGAAAAGAGAACCTCCGATTCGCGCTTCGGGCAATTCTCGGCCGGTAA
- a CDS encoding D-2-hydroxyacid dehydrogenase, with product MSQPDVAVLREGTEGLSMGPYAKALRERLPDHTVSLARTPREERELTATARVVTGTGIDEDLLAVATRLELFACAFSGTEHLPKAELADRGVIVTNAGGVHAPGIAEQAIGNMLAFARRLHEGWRRTERNEWRHFQSTEFTGSTVTIVGLGSIGQAIAQRLEGFEVETIGVRYTPEKGGPTDEVVGLETGTIHDAFARSEYVVLACPLTDETRRLVDGEAFATLPPEAVLVNVARGGIVDTDALVDALQRNAIRGAALDVTDPEPLPPEHPLWDLGNCFITPHTGGHTPNHWDRLADVVAHNVEALEHGGDLENVVLTPDR from the coding sequence ATGAGTCAGCCAGACGTCGCCGTTCTCAGGGAAGGAACGGAAGGACTCTCGATGGGGCCGTACGCCAAAGCCCTGCGCGAGCGACTTCCGGATCACACCGTCTCGCTCGCTCGAACGCCCCGGGAGGAACGCGAACTCACCGCCACCGCGCGGGTCGTTACCGGCACGGGGATCGACGAGGACCTGCTCGCCGTCGCCACCCGACTCGAGTTGTTCGCCTGTGCTTTTTCCGGCACTGAACACCTGCCGAAGGCAGAACTCGCGGACCGCGGGGTCATCGTCACCAACGCAGGCGGTGTCCACGCGCCGGGGATCGCCGAACAGGCGATCGGCAACATGCTCGCGTTCGCCCGGCGACTCCACGAGGGGTGGCGACGCACGGAACGCAACGAGTGGCGTCACTTCCAGTCAACCGAGTTTACGGGCAGCACCGTCACGATCGTCGGCCTCGGCTCGATCGGCCAGGCGATCGCACAGCGCCTCGAGGGGTTCGAGGTGGAGACGATCGGCGTCCGGTACACGCCAGAGAAAGGCGGCCCGACTGACGAGGTCGTCGGCCTCGAGACGGGCACGATCCACGACGCGTTCGCCCGCAGCGAGTACGTCGTGCTCGCGTGTCCGCTGACCGACGAGACTCGTCGCCTCGTCGATGGGGAAGCGTTCGCGACGTTGCCACCCGAGGCCGTCCTGGTAAACGTCGCACGTGGCGGCATCGTCGACACCGACGCCCTGGTCGACGCGCTCCAGCGGAACGCGATCCGCGGTGCCGCACTCGACGTCACCGATCCCGAACCGCTCCCGCCGGAGCACCCGCTGTGGGACCTCGGCAACTGTTTCATCACGCCCCACACCGGCGGCCACACGCCGAACCACTGGGATCGGCTCGCTGACGTCGTCGCCCACAACGTCGAAGCGCTCGAGCACGGCGGCGACCTCGAGAACGTCGTCTTGACGCCCGACCGGTAG
- a CDS encoding CDP-2,3-bis-(O-geranylgeranyl)-sn-glycerol synthase, whose amino-acid sequence MALLETVVIAFWAMLPAYVPNNAAVLAGGGRPIDGGRTWGDKRVLGDGKTWRGTAAGIAAGLALAAILTLLVDDVSATLGFAVPAFEPLAALGLAAGAMLGDVLASFLKRRTGRQRGAMFPGVDQLDFVIVSLPLTALLATEWFLEWFTWDVILVVVVLTPVLHVTTNVIAYKLGLKDEPW is encoded by the coding sequence ATGGCACTACTCGAGACAGTCGTGATCGCGTTCTGGGCGATGTTGCCCGCCTACGTACCGAACAATGCGGCGGTGCTCGCCGGCGGCGGCCGACCGATCGACGGCGGCCGGACCTGGGGAGACAAACGCGTCCTCGGCGACGGCAAGACCTGGCGCGGCACCGCGGCGGGAATCGCGGCGGGGCTTGCGCTTGCGGCCATTCTCACACTTCTCGTCGACGACGTGAGTGCCACTCTCGGGTTCGCGGTACCGGCCTTCGAACCGCTGGCGGCGCTCGGTCTCGCGGCCGGAGCGATGCTCGGAGACGTGCTCGCTTCCTTCCTCAAGCGACGCACGGGACGCCAACGTGGCGCGATGTTCCCCGGCGTCGACCAGTTGGACTTCGTGATCGTCTCGCTGCCGCTTACTGCCCTGCTCGCAACCGAGTGGTTCCTCGAGTGGTTCACCTGGGACGTGATCCTCGTCGTCGTCGTGCTCACGCCCGTTCTGCACGTGACGACGAACGTGATCGCGTACAAACTCGGGCTGAAGGACGAACCCTGGTAG
- a CDS encoding alpha/beta hydrolase produces MTLPRADEPHPDVQQFLEMYDSVDVPDFGEVSPETARQLFDQLRVGKEVVFDLHAVEDRTIDGPDGEIAIRYYEPRAGPGEEPLILYFHGGGWVIGSVETHDVTCRKLAAESGYAVVSVDYRPAPEHPFPAGLEDCYAALEWAGENAAELDADPDRIVLAGDSAGGNLATATALLARDRDGPRPAYQVLLYPSTGDVTETPAYEENAEGYVLTKDEIDWFVDHYLEDEIDRGNVYALPRRAHDLSGLPPATIVTAGFDPLRDDGGAYADRLEADGVSVSHHHYDDVVHGFVGMIGEPIDLERAHEAYDEVVTDLQTELE; encoded by the coding sequence ATGACACTACCGCGTGCGGACGAACCCCACCCGGACGTTCAGCAGTTCCTCGAGATGTACGACTCGGTCGACGTCCCCGACTTTGGGGAGGTGTCGCCCGAAACGGCACGCCAGCTGTTCGACCAGTTGCGCGTCGGCAAGGAGGTTGTGTTCGACCTCCACGCCGTCGAGGACCGAACGATCGACGGCCCCGACGGCGAGATAGCGATCAGGTACTACGAGCCACGGGCCGGCCCCGGCGAGGAACCGCTGATTCTCTACTTCCACGGCGGCGGCTGGGTCATCGGCAGCGTAGAGACCCACGACGTGACCTGTCGGAAACTCGCTGCCGAGTCGGGGTACGCCGTCGTCAGCGTCGACTACCGGCCCGCACCAGAACACCCGTTCCCCGCGGGTCTGGAGGACTGTTACGCCGCCCTCGAGTGGGCAGGCGAGAACGCCGCCGAACTGGACGCCGACCCCGACCGGATCGTCCTCGCCGGCGACAGCGCGGGTGGAAACCTGGCGACTGCGACGGCGCTGCTCGCCCGGGATCGAGACGGTCCTCGACCGGCGTATCAGGTGCTGCTCTATCCGAGCACGGGCGACGTGACCGAGACGCCCGCCTACGAGGAGAACGCGGAAGGGTACGTTCTGACGAAAGACGAGATCGACTGGTTCGTCGACCACTACCTCGAGGACGAGATCGATCGAGGGAACGTCTACGCACTCCCTCGACGCGCCCACGACCTCTCGGGACTGCCGCCGGCGACGATCGTCACCGCCGGCTTCGATCCGCTGCGTGACGACGGCGGGGCCTACGCCGACCGACTCGAGGCCGACGGCGTCTCCGTCTCACACCACCACTACGACGACGTCGTCCACGGCTTCGTCGGGATGATCGGCGAGCCGATCGACCTCGAGCGTGCCCACGAGGCTTACGACGAGGTCGTGACGGATCTCCAGACGGAACTCGAATAA
- the pyrE gene encoding orotate phosphoribosyltransferase, translated as MTNQELIDALRAAEAVQFGEFELSHGGTSEYYVDKYLFETNPDCLEAVAEAFADRVDGDDKLAGVALGAVPLAAATSVAAGVPYVIARKQRKDYGTANLIEGRLEEGEEVVVLEDIVTTGTSLVDAIEALREAGATVDRALVVVDREEGGRENVEDADVEMESLVTASELLADRE; from the coding sequence ATGACGAACCAGGAACTCATCGACGCCCTGCGGGCGGCCGAGGCCGTCCAGTTCGGCGAGTTCGAACTGTCCCACGGCGGCACGAGCGAGTACTACGTCGACAAGTACCTCTTCGAGACCAACCCCGACTGCCTCGAGGCCGTCGCCGAGGCGTTTGCCGACCGCGTCGACGGCGACGACAAGCTCGCGGGCGTCGCCCTCGGTGCGGTACCGCTCGCGGCGGCGACCAGCGTCGCGGCCGGCGTTCCCTACGTCATCGCGCGCAAGCAGCGCAAGGACTACGGCACCGCGAACCTGATCGAGGGCCGACTCGAGGAGGGCGAGGAGGTCGTCGTCTTAGAGGACATCGTGACGACGGGGACGAGTCTCGTCGACGCAATCGAGGCGCTTCGCGAGGCCGGTGCGACCGTCGACCGGGCGCTCGTCGTGGTCGACCGCGAAGAGGGCGGCCGCGAGAACGTCGAGGACGCCGACGTCGAAATGGAGTCGCTGGTGACGGCGAGTGAACTACTCGCCGACCGGGAGTGA
- the proC gene encoding pyrroline-5-carboxylate reductase: MTDVSVIGCGNMGSALIQGLAASGKHTLTACDLDPDALAAVEAYSSQTTDDPTVATEAAVVVVAVKPAVVEAVLKSIDLSEDQTLVSFAAGVSTEFVEQYTDATVVRVMPNLAAETRTMAAAVTEHSVTDEVRELLDDVGEFVEIDEDRMDVATAVNGSGPAFVYYLLDAMAQAGVDRGLEPEQARLLAAQTFKGAAETVLRTDRPIDEMIDAVCSPNGTTIEGMDVLWESEADEAVTEAVTAAAERSAELAVEAENE, from the coding sequence ATGACAGATGTGAGCGTCATCGGCTGTGGAAACATGGGGAGTGCCCTGATACAGGGCCTTGCCGCGTCCGGCAAACACACGTTGACGGCGTGTGACCTGGACCCGGACGCACTCGCGGCGGTCGAGGCGTACAGTTCGCAGACCACGGACGATCCCACGGTGGCGACGGAAGCAGCCGTCGTCGTCGTCGCGGTGAAACCGGCCGTCGTCGAAGCCGTTCTCAAGTCGATCGACCTGTCGGAAGACCAGACGCTGGTCTCGTTCGCGGCGGGCGTCTCGACGGAGTTCGTCGAACAGTACACCGACGCGACGGTCGTTCGCGTGATGCCGAACCTCGCGGCCGAGACGAGGACGATGGCCGCGGCAGTGACCGAACACAGCGTCACCGACGAGGTACGGGAACTGCTCGACGACGTCGGCGAGTTCGTCGAGATCGACGAGGATCGGATGGACGTCGCGACCGCCGTCAACGGCAGTGGCCCTGCCTTCGTCTACTATCTGCTCGACGCGATGGCCCAGGCGGGCGTCGACCGCGGTCTCGAGCCGGAGCAGGCACGACTCCTCGCAGCACAGACGTTCAAGGGCGCCGCCGAGACCGTGTTGCGCACCGATCGACCGATCGACGAGATGATCGACGCGGTCTGTTCGCCAAACGGGACGACCATCGAGGGGATGGACGTCCTCTGGGAGAGCGAGGCCGACGAGGCCGTGACGGAAGCGGTGACGGCGGCGGCAGAACGTTCGGCAGAACTCGCAGTCGAGGCAGAAAATGAGTGA
- the proB gene encoding glutamate 5-kinase encodes MSDSTGAEMVEAAREQAADADRVVVKAGTNSLTDEESNLDDEKLDKLVDDVADLRKRGKDVILVSSGAVGAGKGRVGYTGETVEESQALSTVGQSHLMHRYTESFDRYDTKVAQILVSQQDLENTDRFTNFRNTIETLLEWDIVPIINENDAVATEEIRIGDNDMLSSSVAIGIDIDLLVTLTDVGGVYTGNPKEDPDAERIEAVGDNYDEVQGVIDGSSTETFGGIQTKVQGARKVSEHGNPAIIAKSTEPNILKKIATGKPVGTVFVPINGVTDE; translated from the coding sequence ATGAGTGACTCGACGGGGGCGGAGATGGTCGAAGCGGCACGAGAACAGGCAGCTGACGCCGACCGCGTCGTCGTCAAGGCAGGAACGAATTCGCTGACCGACGAGGAGTCCAACTTAGACGACGAGAAACTCGACAAACTCGTCGACGACGTCGCCGACCTCCGGAAGCGGGGCAAAGACGTGATCCTTGTCTCCTCGGGTGCCGTCGGCGCCGGCAAGGGACGGGTCGGCTACACCGGCGAAACCGTCGAGGAATCGCAGGCGCTGTCGACCGTCGGACAGAGCCACCTGATGCACCGGTACACCGAGAGCTTCGACCGGTACGACACGAAGGTCGCACAGATCCTGGTGAGCCAACAGGATCTCGAGAACACCGATCGGTTCACCAACTTCCGGAACACGATCGAGACGCTGCTCGAGTGGGACATCGTCCCGATCATCAACGAGAACGACGCGGTCGCGACCGAGGAGATCCGGATCGGTGACAACGACATGCTCTCCTCGTCGGTCGCGATCGGGATCGACATTGACCTGCTCGTGACGCTCACCGATGTCGGCGGCGTCTACACCGGGAATCCGAAGGAAGACCCCGACGCGGAACGCATCGAGGCCGTCGGCGACAACTACGACGAGGTCCAGGGGGTTATCGACGGCAGCTCGACCGAGACGTTCGGCGGCATCCAGACCAAGGTCCAGGGCGCCCGCAAGGTCAGCGAACACGGGAACCCGGCGATCATCGCCAAGTCTACCGAGCCGAACATCTTGAAAAAAATCGCTACTGGCAAGCCCGTGGGGACGGTATTCGTTCCTATAAACGGTGTCACCGATGAGTGA
- a CDS encoding glutamate-5-semialdehyde dehydrogenase, translating into MSEKPIETKVDEAQTAALELATLSDERRRAGLEAIADAIDEHHDEILAANEKDVTEAEKLLEAGEYSQALVDRLKLSASKLEDISEMVRSVAAQEDPLEKTLEARRLDEDLELYKVAVPIGVVGTVFESRPDALVQIAALGLRSGNAVILKGGSEAAHSNRVLFEIIEEATATADVPDGWAQQIEAREDVDAMLAMDDSIDLLMPRGSSAFVSYIQDNTSIPVLGHTEGVCHVFVDGEANLEMAEEIAFDAKVQYPAVCNAVETLLVHEDVATDFLPGIVERYEDADVELRGDEATREVVDVDPVTDDDWNTEYGDLELSIKVVDSLSAAMGHITEYGSKHTESIVTEDADRAARFMRGLDSASVYHNASTRFADGYRYGLGAEVGISTGKIHARGPVGLEGLTTYKYHLEGDGQLVATYAGEDAKPYLHEEFDAEWTPGRLSEK; encoded by the coding sequence ATGAGTGAGAAACCGATCGAAACTAAAGTCGACGAGGCACAGACCGCAGCCTTAGAGCTCGCGACGCTGTCCGACGAGCGACGACGTGCGGGCCTCGAGGCGATCGCCGACGCGATCGACGAGCACCACGACGAGATTCTCGCGGCCAACGAGAAAGACGTCACCGAGGCCGAGAAGCTACTCGAGGCAGGCGAGTACAGCCAGGCGCTGGTCGACCGGCTGAAACTCTCCGCGTCGAAACTCGAGGACATCTCCGAGATGGTCCGCAGCGTCGCCGCCCAGGAGGACCCACTCGAGAAGACCCTGGAGGCGCGACGGCTCGACGAAGATCTGGAACTGTACAAGGTCGCCGTTCCCATCGGCGTCGTCGGGACGGTCTTCGAGTCCCGGCCCGATGCGCTGGTCCAGATCGCCGCGCTCGGACTCAGGTCCGGCAACGCCGTCATCCTCAAGGGTGGCAGCGAGGCGGCCCACTCCAACCGGGTGCTGTTCGAGATCATCGAGGAAGCGACCGCCACGGCCGACGTTCCCGACGGCTGGGCCCAGCAGATCGAGGCCCGCGAGGACGTCGACGCCATGCTCGCGATGGACGATTCGATCGACCTGCTGATGCCCCGTGGCAGTTCCGCGTTCGTCTCGTACATTCAGGACAACACGAGCATCCCCGTGCTCGGCCACACCGAAGGCGTCTGTCACGTCTTCGTCGACGGCGAGGCCAACCTCGAGATGGCCGAGGAGATCGCCTTCGACGCGAAAGTGCAGTATCCTGCCGTGTGTAACGCCGTCGAGACGCTTTTGGTCCACGAGGACGTCGCCACGGACTTCCTCCCCGGGATCGTCGAACGCTACGAGGACGCCGACGTCGAACTGCGCGGCGACGAGGCCACCCGCGAGGTCGTCGACGTCGATCCCGTTACCGACGACGACTGGAACACCGAGTACGGTGACCTCGAGCTCTCGATCAAAGTCGTCGACTCGCTGTCGGCCGCCATGGGCCACATCACCGAGTACGGCTCCAAGCACACGGAGTCGATCGTCACCGAGGACGCCGACCGCGCCGCACGCTTCATGCGCGGGCTCGACTCCGCGAGCGTCTACCACAACGCCTCGACGCGGTTCGCCGACGGCTACCGGTACGGCCTCGGCGCGGAGGTCGGCATCTCCACCGGCAAGATCCACGCCCGCGGTCCCGTCGGCCTCGAGGGACTGACGACCTACAAGTACCATCTCGAGGGCGACGGCCAACTCGTCGCGACCTACGCCGGCGAAGACGCGAAGCCGTACCTCCACGAGGAGTTCGACGCGGAGTGGACGCCGGGCCGGCTCTCCGAGAAGTAG
- a CDS encoding IS1595 family transposase produces the protein MIPLDVFGSESVAADLLEQVRWRNGVTCPRCRSDLTVKNGSYGHFQRYLCKNCDRTFNDKTGTIFAHSKVALRKWLFSIYAFLRFNTSLRQLQIEIDVQYKTIYQRVERFTKALDAPSLDLVGPVEIDEVYVSAGLKGRERDQESRSRGLSTRGRGTYEQDKPPVFTIVDRGTGDRYVIPAKSADESTIRLLLENRQKEPLTVYTDGFRAYDPLAEDDAFDREYVVHGDGEYANENVHVNTCESHGSLLRPWLSPHRGISKDKLTQYLRAFQLRRKLLRKPGREALKHAIKATL, from the coding sequence ATGATCCCGCTAGATGTGTTTGGGTCGGAATCGGTCGCAGCGGACCTGTTAGAGCAGGTTCGCTGGCGTAACGGTGTTACTTGCCCTCGCTGCCGTTCTGACCTGACGGTCAAGAACGGCAGCTATGGGCACTTTCAGCGCTATCTCTGTAAGAATTGCGACCGCACGTTCAACGACAAGACCGGCACAATCTTCGCCCATTCGAAAGTCGCACTCAGAAAGTGGCTGTTCTCGATTTACGCGTTTCTCCGGTTTAACACGAGTCTTCGTCAACTTCAGATAGAGATCGACGTCCAGTACAAAACGATCTACCAGCGCGTCGAGCGCTTCACGAAGGCGCTTGATGCACCTTCGCTTGACCTTGTCGGACCGGTCGAAATCGATGAAGTCTACGTTTCTGCAGGGCTGAAAGGCCGCGAGCGCGACCAAGAGTCGCGCTCGCGTGGCCTGTCCACGCGTGGGCGAGGAACGTACGAGCAGGACAAACCGCCGGTGTTTACGATCGTCGATCGTGGCACCGGCGACCGATACGTGATCCCAGCGAAATCAGCCGACGAATCGACGATTCGGCTCCTTCTCGAAAACCGTCAGAAGGAGCCACTGACCGTCTATACTGACGGATTTCGTGCCTACGATCCACTGGCCGAGGACGACGCATTCGACCGCGAATACGTCGTCCACGGCGACGGCGAATACGCCAACGAAAACGTACACGTCAACACCTGCGAGAGCCACGGATCGCTGCTGCGACCGTGGCTCTCGCCTCATCGAGGCATCTCAAAAGACAAGCTCACACAGTATCTCCGAGCGTTCCAACTTCGACGAAAGCTACTGCGGAAACCAGGGAGAGAAGCGCTCAAACACGCTATCAAAGCGACGCTATGA
- a CDS encoding IS110 family RNA-guided transposase, protein MYLGIDTHTRYSQVAVVDDDGNLQDEIRLPNDRLDELAEQYAGGEAAIEASGHYRPLYEMLDEHLDVTLVNPSKNRVIADATVKTDRIDAKRLAHMLRADMLAESYVPSDEIRTLRDLVRTRKALVEERTAEKNRVRAVLKRTDNAYDSELFGPTGREFLAELSLSDADRTIVEAHLSVIDEYDAQIEKLEAKIEQKTLESPAAQRLLAIPGVGQSTAALIVAEIGEIDRFDRQEELVSYAGLDPMVHQSGDMEVHGSISKEGSAPLRWALVQCAHVSVRYDDYLGNFYTRLKQRKNKQIAIVATARKMLVSIFYMLKRQEPYDPPEVSA, encoded by the coding sequence ATGTACCTCGGAATAGACACCCACACACGATACTCGCAAGTTGCCGTCGTGGACGACGACGGCAACTTGCAAGACGAGATCCGCTTGCCAAACGATCGTCTTGACGAACTCGCCGAACAGTACGCCGGTGGCGAAGCTGCGATCGAAGCATCTGGCCACTACCGGCCGCTGTACGAGATGCTCGACGAGCATCTCGACGTAACACTCGTTAACCCATCAAAGAACAGGGTTATCGCCGATGCGACGGTCAAGACCGATCGCATCGACGCGAAACGACTCGCACACATGCTTCGGGCAGACATGCTCGCTGAGAGCTACGTCCCGTCGGACGAGATCCGCACGTTGCGGGATCTCGTCCGAACGAGAAAGGCGCTTGTCGAAGAACGGACAGCTGAGAAAAACCGCGTCAGAGCTGTCCTCAAGCGTACCGACAACGCCTACGACAGCGAGTTGTTCGGCCCGACTGGGCGAGAGTTCCTCGCGGAACTCTCGCTCAGTGATGCTGATCGAACGATCGTCGAGGCACACCTCTCCGTGATCGACGAGTACGACGCACAGATTGAGAAGCTCGAAGCAAAGATCGAGCAGAAGACACTGGAATCGCCAGCAGCCCAGCGGCTGCTGGCGATTCCGGGTGTAGGCCAGTCCACGGCTGCGTTAATCGTTGCAGAAATCGGTGAAATTGATCGGTTTGACCGGCAGGAAGAGTTGGTGAGTTACGCTGGACTCGATCCAATGGTTCACCAGTCCGGCGACATGGAAGTCCATGGAAGCATCAGCAAAGAGGGCTCAGCGCCACTGCGCTGGGCCCTCGTCCAATGTGCCCATGTTTCCGTCCGGTACGACGATTACCTCGGCAACTTCTACACACGGTTGAAACAGCGGAAAAACAAGCAGATAGCGATTGTTGCAACAGCTCGGAAGATGCTGGTCTCCATCTTCTACATGCTGAAGCGACAGGAACCGTACGATCCACCGGAGGTGAGTGCCTGA